A window of Gouania willdenowi chromosome 12, fGouWil2.1, whole genome shotgun sequence contains these coding sequences:
- the paqr3b gene encoding progestin and adipoQ receptor family member 3b — translation MLLKKMPGKLLKTAHYIELGSYQNWPILLPQKIRLYTYEQIPLFLLRKTLTSPDGYRAHLPSKLCLRSIFILSNETVNIWSHLLGFLLFLSLGINDVSSVLPSSGASREDYVIYAIGLFCFQVCMLCSVGYHLFSCHRSEKTSRRWLALDYAGISVGILGCYVPGIFYAFYCNAFWRQVYLLTVLSLILAVFCAQIHPRYLSNDWRLIRMAIFFCVAGISVIPACHWVWLTGGFMSDLVQLFLPRILVMYLIAGSAFLFYVTKIPERYFPGQVNYVGASHQLWHLLVVVMFYWWHQTAVHIMHFRHSQPCPPAASSS, via the exons ATGCTGCTGAAGAAGATGCCTGGGAAGCTGCTGAAGACTGCACACTACATAGAGCTGGGCAGCTATCAGAACTGGCCCATTCTTCTACCTCAGAAGATCCGCCTGTACACGTATGAACAAATTCCCCTGTTCCTCCTCCGGAAAACCCTTACATCACCCGACGGCTACAGAGCTCACCTGCCCTCCAAGCTCTGCCTGAGAAG tattttcattttgtccAATGAGACGGTGAACATATGGAGCCATCTTCTAGGTTTCCTGCTCTTCCTTTCTTTGGGGATCAATGACGTGTCCTCTGTGCTGCCGTCATCTGGAGCCAGCAGAGAAGACTACGTGATCTACGCCATCGGACTCTTCTGCTTTCAG GTGTGTATGTTGTGCTCGGTGGGGTACCACCTGTTCTCCTGCCACCGATCAGAAAAGACGAGCCGTCGATGGCTGGCGTTGGACTACGCAGGCATATCTGTGGGCATCCTGGGCTGTTACGTTCCAGGAATCTTCTACGCCTTCTACTGTAACGCT TTCTGGCGACAGGTGTACCTCTTGACCGTGCTCTCCCTCATCCTGGCTGTGTTCTGCGCCCAGATCCACCCCCGTTACCTTAGCAACGACTGGCGCCTGATACGGATGGCCATTTTCTTCTGTGTGGCGGGCATCAGCGTAATTCCTGCGTGTCATTGGGTGTGGCTCACTGGAGGATTCATGTCTGACTTGGTGCAG CTTTTCCTGCCTCGGATCCTGGTAATGTACCTGATAGCTGGATCTGCATTCCTGTTCTATGTCACCAAGATCCCAGAGCGATATTTTCCTG GCCAGGTGAACTACGTGGGTGCAAGTCACCAGTTGTGGCACTTACTGGTGGTCGTGATGTTCTACTGGTGGCATCAGACGGCCGTGCACATCATGCACTTCAGACACAGCCAGCCGTGTCCGCCTGCAGCTAGCAGCAGCTAA